One window from the genome of Montipora foliosa isolate CH-2021 chromosome 5, ASM3666993v2, whole genome shotgun sequence encodes:
- the LOC138002124 gene encoding uncharacterized protein has product MSGHRNCAVFGCGNSGARLKKWMDNLCPVHECSHGRSICDCTPPFSLFPFPTDLQSSERRQQWIKLINRKDEKGKNWQPKSDSRVCSKHFPDGRPTSQNPNPTINLGYKAISSTKVPRKQPSVREGKQSVARKKICLERSNSEFRQAPCTEPFAAPLPQKREDNAANTEVHNASETNDTCSSCAISTRNHISSNDPVGGRVESESDLCKNEECLNIVSAKDKEIERLRKLVEREGALWRKKFVKKEAPAFSAKVLNTDKKVKTFLGVPSKAAFEVLFKLLSKKAPKIKYWQGPKKHLSTNPRNFSSTPKKSGPSRLMSVKDELVMTLMKLRLGSLNADLAVRFGVSETTVSKVINTWVRFLAKELKCLIYNPCKDVALHHLPKKFNNRKYKNVRHIIDCTEMFIETPKDPKIKAATWSDYKHHHTLKVLVSIMPCGSFNFVSEAWGGRASDVAITRQSGFYDILEYGDEVMADKGFTIGEDLLIRHARLHMPPGKRGSEQMRKQDVVKTKEIANLRIFVEQAIRRLKTFRILKHEMPILLLDKFDDIVTICAALCNLYPKLCY; this is encoded by the coding sequence ATGTCCGGGCACAGGAATTGTGCAGTGTTCGGCTGTGGCAACAGTGGGGCAAGGCTTAAAAAGTGGATGGATAATCTCTGCCCAGTCCATGAGTGCAGTCACGGTAGAAGCATTTGTGACTGTACTCCTCCTTTTTCATTGTTTCCCTTTCCAACTGATTTACAAAGTAGTGAAAGAAGACAACAGTGGATCAAACTGATCAACAGAAAAGATGAAAAGGGCAAAAACTGGCAACCTAAAAGTGATTCAAGAGTGTGTAGTAAGCATTTCCCAGATGGACGACCTACAAGTCAAAACCCAAATCCAACAATAAATTTAGGATACAAAGCCATTTCAAGCACTAAAGTTCCGAGAAAGCAACCATCAGTGAGAGAGGGAAAACAATCTGTTGCTAGGAAGAAGATTTGCCTTGAACGCAGTAATTCTGAGTTCCGTCAAGCACCCTGTACAGAACCATTCGCAGCTCCACTTCCTCAAAAGAGAGAGGACAATGCAGCAAACACTGAAGTGCATAATGCTAGTGAAACTAACGATACATGTAGCTCTTGTGCAATTAGTACCCGTAATCATATCAGTAGCAATGATCCTGTGGGAGGTAGGGTGGAATCTGAAAGTGACCTTTGTAAGAATGAAGAATGCCTAAATATTGTATCTGCAAAAGACAAGGAAATAGAACGTCTAAGGAAGTTGGTAGAAAGAGAAGGTGCATTATGGAGGaagaaatttgtaaaaaaagaaGCACCAGCATTTAGTGCAAAAGTTTTAAATACtgacaaaaaagtgaaaaccTTCCTCGGGGTACCTAGCAAGGCTGCCTTTGAAGTCTTGTTTAAACTGCTTTCGAAAAAGGCCCCCAAAATAAAATACTGGCAAGGTCCCAAAAAGCATTTGTCGACAAATCCTAGAAACTTTTCATCTACACCCAAAAAGTCTGGTCCCAGTAGGCTAATGTCTGTGAAAGATGAACTTGTAATGACACTAATGAAACTTAGACTAGGTTCTTTGAATGCTGATCTAGCTGTTCGTTTTGGGGTATCTGAGACAACTGTAAGTAAGGTTATAAATACATGGGTACGATTCTTGGCTAAAGAGTTGAAGTGCCTTATCTACAATCCATGTAAAGATGTTGCTTTGCACCATTTACCCAAAAAGTTCAATAATAGGAAGTACAAGAATGTGAGACACATCATTGATTGCACAGAAATGTTCATTGAAACTCCAAAAGACCCTAAGATAAAAGCTGCCACATGGTCAGATTACAAACATCACCACACACTCAAAGTCCTTGTCTCCATAATGCCATGTGGTTCCTTCAATTTTGTATCAGAAGCTTGGGGTGGTCGGGCATCAGATGTTGCCATCACACGACAGTCAGGATTTTATGATATTTTGGAGTACGGGGATGAAGTTATGGCTGACAAGGGGTTCACTATTGGGGAAGACCTTTTAATTAGGCATGCTCGACTCCACATGCCACCAGGGAAAAGAGGTAGTGAACAAATGCGAAAGCAAGATGTGGTTAAAACAAAAGAGATTGCAAACTTGCGAATTTTTGTTGAGCAGGCAATTCGCCGCCTCAAGACCTTCAGAATCTTAAAGCATGAAATGCCAATCTTACTCTTAGATAAATTTGACGACATAGTCACTATCTGTGCAGCATTGTGCAACCTGTATCCAAAGCTTTGCTACTAA